CCCTGACGGAAGAGGTCTCCGAGTACATGCGGCGGGAGTTTCTCCTGAGCGACCGGTGGAAGCAGGGGTCGTTTCTTCGGGAGGAAGATGTGGCGGAAACTCTGAAGGTGAGCCGCGCGCCGGTGCGGGAGGCGATAAAAGTCCTGGCCGGTCTGGGTGTTGTGCGCCTCATTCCGCGACGGGGGGCTTTCGTGGTCCGCTTTACGCCCCAGGAAATCGAAGAGCTTTACGACGTGCGGTTCGCGCTGGAAAACATCGTGTTCGACGCCCTGCTTCGGGGGGAGGGCGACCCCGTGGACTACGGATATCTGGAAAACGTCCTGAAGAGCATTTTGAAACTCGCCCAAAGCGGAGTCACCCGCAAAGAGGTGTTCTGGAGCTTCAGCAACCTTGACCTGGATTTTC
The DNA window shown above is from Synergistaceae bacterium and carries:
- a CDS encoding GntR family transcriptional regulator → MAAEQALNRRTLTEEVSEYMRREFLLSDRWKQGSFLREEDVAETLKVSRAPVREAIKVLAGLGVVRLIPRRGAFVVRFTPQEIEELYDVRFALENIVFDALLRGEGDPVDYGYLENVLKSILKLAQSGVTRKEVFWSFSNLDLDFHLYFVQQARRKVIFQILRSVYAQLQHAILRDWADSKKNLVYLVDQHQKILDMLKAGNLKDLKENRFYSYFIRRSRPE